A section of the Microbulbifer pacificus genome encodes:
- a CDS encoding ATP synthase subunit I — protein sequence MRNPPVVKISLIQLAVVLLAALALELTQGRIVAISALFGGLLCVLPNLYFGLRAFELLGRGADLLKGRRQLRGARASQRTVASFYRAETGKFVLTLAGFAAVFATVKPLNPAVLFVSYGLCVILQWILVARLHATK from the coding sequence ATGCGCAATCCCCCGGTAGTCAAGATTTCGCTGATTCAGCTGGCAGTAGTGTTGTTGGCTGCGCTGGCGCTCGAATTGACACAGGGGCGTATTGTTGCCATCTCCGCCCTGTTCGGTGGCCTACTCTGTGTGCTGCCGAATTTGTATTTTGGCCTGCGCGCGTTTGAGCTGCTGGGAAGAGGCGCTGACCTGCTGAAAGGTCGCCGCCAGCTGCGCGGCGCGCGCGCAAGCCAGCGCACGGTAGCCAGTTTCTACCGCGCCGAAACCGGCAAGTTTGTGCTGACCCTGGCGGGATTTGCGGCAGTGTTCGCCACCGTCAAACCGCTCAATCCAGCGGTGTTGTTTGTCAGCTACGGCTTGTGCGTGATTTTGCAATGGATTCTCGTGGCGCGCCTGCATGCAACCAAGTAG
- a CDS encoding ParB/RepB/Spo0J family partition protein: protein MAAKRKGLGKGLSHLISNNVSEAIAVATGERQGDIVERVDGELKELPIEFLQRGRYQPRRDFPQESLQELADSIRAQGIMQPIVVRPIGEHKYEIIAGERRWRAAQLAELDKVPALIRDVSDEAAIAMALIENIQREDLNPVEEAVALKRLQDEFELTQQQVAEAVGKSRTAVTNLMRLLTLTDEVRTFLERGDIETGHAKALLGLAGDEQREAARMVVDRGLTVRQTEALVRRFQEQAGKPKAKKLEVDPNIRRLTERLAEKIGVPVSIDHGEKGAGKLVLKYTSLDELDGILAHLGYSED from the coding sequence ATGGCCGCGAAACGCAAAGGCCTCGGGAAAGGACTTTCCCACCTGATCAGCAACAATGTCAGCGAGGCCATTGCCGTCGCCACCGGCGAGCGCCAGGGCGATATCGTCGAGCGCGTGGACGGGGAACTGAAAGAGCTTCCGATCGAATTCCTGCAGCGCGGCCGCTATCAGCCACGCCGCGACTTCCCGCAGGAATCCCTGCAGGAACTGGCGGATTCCATCCGCGCCCAGGGCATCATGCAGCCGATCGTGGTGCGCCCCATCGGTGAGCACAAATACGAAATCATCGCCGGTGAGCGCCGCTGGCGCGCCGCTCAGCTGGCGGAGCTGGACAAGGTCCCGGCGCTGATCCGCGACGTCTCCGACGAAGCCGCTATCGCCATGGCGCTGATCGAGAACATCCAGCGCGAAGACCTCAACCCGGTCGAGGAGGCCGTCGCCCTCAAGCGCCTGCAGGACGAATTTGAACTCACCCAGCAGCAGGTGGCGGAAGCGGTGGGTAAATCCCGCACCGCGGTTACCAACCTGATGCGCCTGCTCACGCTCACCGATGAGGTGCGGACCTTTCTGGAGCGCGGCGACATCGAGACCGGTCATGCCAAGGCCCTGCTGGGGCTGGCCGGTGACGAGCAGCGTGAGGCGGCACGCATGGTGGTGGATCGCGGACTGACCGTGCGTCAGACCGAGGCCCTGGTGCGTCGCTTCCAGGAGCAGGCGGGCAAACCCAAGGCGAAAAAGCTGGAAGTTGACCCGAATATCCGCCGTCTGACCGAGCGTCTGGCAGAAAAAATCGGAGTGCCGGTCAGCATCGATCACGGCGAAAAAGGTGCCGGCAAACTGGTGCTCAAGTACACCAGTCTCGATGAACTGGATGGGATTCTTGCCCACCTGGGGTACAGCGAAGACTGA
- the mnmG gene encoding tRNA uridine-5-carboxymethylaminomethyl(34) synthesis enzyme MnmG, whose translation MEYPTQYDVIVIGGGHAGTEACLAAARMGSRTLLLTHNIETLGQMSCNPAIGGIGKSHLVKEVDALGGAMATATDFGGIQFRVLNARKGPAVRATRAQADRALYKAAIRNILENQPNLDIFQQAADDLIVENERVTGVVTNAGIRFRGKTVVITAGTFLGGRIHIGLENHSGGRAGDPPSIALAQRLRALPFRVERLKTGTPPRIDARSVDFTGLEEQWGDEPIPVMSYLGNRAQHPRQVCCWITHTNESTHDIIRGGLDRSPMYSGVIEGIGPRYCPSIEDKVHRFADKNSHQIFIEPEGLSTHELYPNGISTSLPFDVQMNLVRSIKGFENAHITRPGYAIEYDFFDPRDLLPSLETKFIAGLFFAGQINGTTGYEEAAAQGLLAGANAALNAQDRDAWSPRRDEAYLGVLVDDLITSGTKEPYRMFTSRAEYRLLLREDNADLRLTEKGRELGLVDDVRWQAFCDKRESIEREQQRLKDTWVQPGTDAAQLVEQKLPQALAREYSLMDLLKRPELEYQDVASLKGEPVSDEQVAEQVEISAKYAGYIDRQRDEIERLQAYEDTPLPVDFDYAAVSGLSNEVIQKLSDARPDTLARAGRVPGVTPAAVSLLLIQLKKRGLLTRKKAV comes from the coding sequence ATGGAATACCCCACACAATATGATGTGATCGTAATTGGCGGCGGACACGCTGGCACCGAGGCGTGCCTGGCGGCGGCGCGCATGGGGAGTCGTACCCTGCTGCTGACGCACAATATCGAGACGCTCGGGCAGATGTCCTGCAACCCGGCTATCGGCGGTATCGGCAAAAGCCATTTGGTGAAGGAAGTGGACGCCCTCGGTGGCGCCATGGCCACTGCCACCGATTTCGGGGGTATCCAGTTCCGCGTGCTGAATGCCCGCAAAGGGCCGGCGGTGCGCGCCACCCGCGCCCAGGCCGATCGCGCCCTGTACAAGGCAGCGATCCGCAACATCCTTGAAAACCAGCCGAACCTGGATATCTTCCAGCAGGCCGCGGACGACCTGATCGTCGAGAATGAACGTGTCACCGGTGTGGTGACCAACGCCGGCATCCGCTTCCGCGGCAAAACCGTAGTGATTACCGCCGGTACCTTCCTCGGTGGCCGCATCCATATCGGCCTGGAAAACCATTCGGGTGGTCGCGCCGGCGATCCCCCCTCCATCGCCCTGGCCCAGCGCCTGCGCGCGCTGCCGTTCCGCGTGGAGCGCCTGAAGACCGGTACCCCGCCGCGTATCGATGCGCGCTCGGTAGATTTCACCGGGCTGGAGGAGCAGTGGGGCGACGAACCAATTCCGGTAATGTCCTATCTGGGCAATCGCGCCCAGCACCCGCGCCAGGTGTGCTGCTGGATCACCCACACGAACGAATCCACCCACGACATCATCCGCGGCGGCCTCGACCGCTCGCCGATGTATTCCGGCGTGATCGAAGGCATCGGCCCGCGCTACTGCCCCTCCATCGAGGACAAGGTGCATCGTTTCGCGGACAAGAACAGCCACCAGATCTTTATCGAACCCGAAGGGCTCAGCACCCACGAGCTGTACCCCAATGGCATCTCCACCAGCCTGCCGTTCGATGTGCAGATGAACCTGGTGCGCTCGATCAAGGGGTTTGAAAACGCGCATATCACCCGCCCGGGCTACGCCATCGAATACGACTTCTTCGACCCGCGGGACCTTCTGCCGTCGCTTGAAACCAAATTCATTGCAGGCCTGTTCTTCGCCGGTCAGATCAATGGCACCACCGGCTACGAAGAGGCCGCCGCCCAGGGGTTGCTGGCGGGCGCCAACGCCGCGCTCAACGCGCAGGACCGGGACGCATGGTCGCCCCGTCGTGACGAGGCCTACCTGGGCGTACTGGTGGACGACCTGATCACCTCCGGCACCAAAGAGCCCTACCGCATGTTCACCAGCCGCGCGGAATACCGCCTGCTGCTGCGCGAGGACAATGCGGACCTGCGCCTGACCGAAAAGGGGCGCGAGCTGGGTCTGGTGGACGACGTGCGCTGGCAGGCTTTCTGCGACAAGCGCGAGTCTATCGAGCGCGAACAGCAGCGCCTGAAAGACACCTGGGTTCAGCCCGGCACCGACGCCGCCCAACTTGTCGAGCAGAAACTACCGCAGGCACTGGCACGCGAGTACAGCCTGATGGACCTGCTGAAGCGTCCCGAGCTCGAATACCAGGACGTGGCAAGCCTCAAGGGGGAGCCCGTCAGCGACGAACAGGTGGCTGAGCAGGTGGAAATTTCCGCCAAATACGCCGGTTACATCGACCGTCAGCGCGATGAAATCGAGCGCCTGCAGGCCTATGAAGACACTCCCCTGCCGGTTGATTTTGACTACGCCGCAGTTTCCGGGCTTTCCAATGAAGTGATTCAGAAGCTCTCCGATGCGCGCCCGGATACTCTGGCGCGCGCCGGACGGGTGCCGGGAGTGACCCCGGCGGCGGTATCGCTGCTGCTGATCCAGCTGAAGAAGCGCGGCCTGCTGACCCGCAAAAAGGCGGTTTGA
- the rsmG gene encoding 16S rRNA (guanine(527)-N(7))-methyltransferase RsmG, with protein MEHFRPRLNQAAEQLNLNLTREQQDQLLAYLDLFARWNAAYNLSAVRDPAEMLERHIIDSLSVVNLCGTSADDQSPLIDVGSGGGLPGIPLAIMHPQRPISLLDSNGKKSRFQFQVASQLKLDNINVVNQRVEAYRPEQLYAGVVSRAFASLQDMITGSEHLLAPGGRFYAMKGKLPEDELSALPKEIKVDELHTLQVPGCDAERHLIVLSRAE; from the coding sequence ATGGAACATTTCCGCCCCCGCCTGAACCAGGCCGCCGAGCAACTGAACCTGAATCTGACACGGGAACAGCAGGACCAGCTGCTGGCCTATCTGGACCTGTTCGCCCGCTGGAACGCCGCTTACAACCTATCGGCCGTGCGCGACCCGGCGGAAATGCTCGAGCGCCACATCATCGACAGCCTGAGCGTGGTGAACCTGTGTGGCACCAGCGCCGACGACCAGTCCCCGCTGATCGATGTCGGCTCCGGCGGCGGCCTACCCGGGATTCCCCTGGCGATCATGCACCCGCAGCGACCGATCAGCCTGCTGGACAGCAATGGCAAGAAATCCCGCTTCCAGTTTCAGGTCGCCAGCCAGCTGAAGCTCGACAATATCAATGTCGTCAACCAGCGCGTCGAGGCATACCGGCCGGAACAGCTCTACGCCGGTGTCGTATCCCGCGCGTTTGCCTCCCTGCAGGACATGATTACCGGCAGTGAACACCTGCTCGCTCCCGGCGGCAGGTTTTATGCGATGAAAGGCAAGCTCCCGGAAGATGAGTTGAGTGCATTGCCAAAAGAGATTAAGGTCGACGAACTGCACACCTTGCAAGTGCCAGGCTGCGATGCAGAGCGCCATCTGATCGTCCTCTCCCGCGCGGAGTGA
- a CDS encoding ParA family protein: protein MSKIFAVANQKGGVGKTTTCVNLSASLVANKRRVLLIDLDPQGNATMGSGVDKSDLQLSSYDVLASLLPPRKAIVPTSSGYDLMPANIDLTAAEVELLEMDGRESRLRQALVEIRDDYDYIIIDCPPSLNMLTVNALCAAGGVLIPMQCEYYALEGLSALIDTITQIQKAANPSLKIEGILRTMYDPRNSLTGDVSDQLNQYFGDRLYRTCIPRNVRLAEAPSFGKPALEYDRSSKGAIAYLALAGEITRRESTLKHDNHNSGPRTVAEAV, encoded by the coding sequence TTGAGCAAGATTTTTGCGGTAGCGAACCAGAAAGGCGGTGTCGGAAAAACCACCACCTGCGTCAACCTCTCGGCCTCACTTGTCGCCAACAAGAGACGGGTGCTGCTGATCGACCTCGACCCCCAGGGTAATGCCACCATGGGCAGCGGTGTCGACAAGAGCGACCTGCAACTCTCCAGTTACGATGTGCTCGCCAGCCTGCTGCCGCCGCGCAAGGCCATTGTCCCCACGTCCAGCGGCTACGACCTGATGCCGGCGAATATCGACCTGACCGCCGCCGAAGTGGAGTTGTTGGAAATGGACGGTCGCGAATCCCGCCTGCGCCAGGCGCTGGTGGAGATCCGTGACGATTACGACTACATCATCATCGACTGCCCACCGTCCCTGAACATGCTCACGGTCAATGCGCTGTGCGCCGCCGGCGGTGTGCTGATCCCCATGCAGTGCGAGTACTACGCGCTGGAGGGGCTCTCGGCGCTGATCGACACCATCACCCAGATCCAGAAGGCGGCGAATCCCAGCCTCAAGATCGAAGGCATCCTGCGCACCATGTACGACCCGCGCAACAGCCTCACTGGCGACGTGTCCGACCAGTTGAACCAATACTTTGGCGACCGCCTCTACCGCACCTGCATTCCCCGCAACGTGCGCCTGGCGGAAGCCCCCAGCTTCGGCAAGCCGGCGCTGGAGTACGACCGCAGCTCCAAGGGCGCCATCGCCTATCTCGCCCTTGCCGGCGAGATCACCCGCCGCGAAAGTACGCTCAAGCACGATAATCACAACAGTGGTCCCCGCACCGTAGCGGAAGCGGTTTAA